A region of Capra hircus breed San Clemente chromosome 11, ASM170441v1, whole genome shotgun sequence DNA encodes the following proteins:
- the LRRTM1 gene encoding leucine-rich repeat transmembrane neuronal protein 1 — translation MDFLLLGLCLHWLLRRPSGVVLCLLGACFQMLPAAPSGCPQLCRCEGRLLYCEALNLTEAPHNLSGLLGLSLRYNSLSELRAGQFTGLMQLTWLYLDHNHICSVQGDAFQKLRRVKELTLSSNQITQLANTTFRPMPNLRSVDLSYNKLQALAPDLFHGLRKLTTLHMRANAIQFVPVRIFQDCRSLKFLDIGYNQLKSLARNSFAGLFKLTELHLEHNDLVKVNFAHFPRLISLHSLCLRRNKVAIVVSSLDWVWNLEKMDLSGNEIEYMEPHVFETVPHLQSLQLDSNRLTYVEPRILNSWKSLTSITLAGNLWDCGRNVCALASWLSNFQGRYDGNLQCASPEYAQGEDVLDAVYAFHLCEEGAEPTSGHLLSAVTNRSDLGSPAGPATTLADDREGQPDSTPEPVTVALPGEHAENAVQIHKVVTGTMALIFSFLIVVLVLYVSWKCFPASLRQLRQCFVTQRRKQKQKQTMHQMAAMSAQEYYVDYKPNHIEGALVIINEYGSCTCHQQPARECEV, via the coding sequence ATGGATTTCCTGCTGCTAGGTCTCTGTCTACACTGGCTGCTGAGGAGGCCCTCGGGGGTGGTCTTGTGTTTGCTGGGGGCCTGCTTTCAGATGCTGCCCGCCGCCCCCAGCGGGTGCCCGCAGCTGTGCCGGTGCGAGGGGCGGCTGCTGTACTGCGAGGCGCTCAACCTCACCGAGGCGCCCCACAACCTGTCCGGCCTGCTGGGCTTGTCCCTGCGCTACAACAGCCTCTCGGAGCTGCGCGCCGGCCAGTTCACGGGGTTAATGCAGCTCACGTGGCTCTATCTGGATCACAATCACATCTGCTCGGTGCAGGGGGACGCCTTTCAGAAACTGCGCCGAGTTAAGGAACTCACCCTGAGTTCCAACCAGATCACCCAGCTGGCCAACACCACCTTCCGGCCCATGCCCAACCTGCGCAGCGTGGACCTCTCGTACAACAAGCTGCAGGCGCTGGCGCCCGACCTCTTCCACGGGCTGCGGAAGCTCACCACGCTGCACATGCGGGCCAACGCCATCCAGTTCGTGCCCGTGCGCATCTTCCAGGACTGCCGCAGCCTCAAGTTTCTCGACATCGGATACAATCAGCTCAAGAGTCTGGCGCGCAACTCTTTCGCCGGCTTGTTCAAGCTCACCGAGCTGCACCTGGAGCACAACGATTTGGTCAAGGTGAATTTCGCCCACTTCCCGCGCCTCATCTCCCTGCACTCTCTCTGCCTGAGGAGGAACAAGGTGGCCATTGTGGTCAGCTCTCTGGACTGGGTGTGGAACCTGGAGAAAATGGACCTGTCGGGCAACGAGATCGAGTACATGGAGCCCCACGTGTTCGAGACCGTGCCGCACCTCCAGTCCCTGCAGCTGGACTCCAACCGCCTCACCTACGTCGAGCCCCGGATCCTCAACTCCTGGAAGTCACTGACCAGCATCACCCTGGCCGGGAACCTCTGGGACTGTGGGCGCAACGTGTGCGCCCTGGCCTCCTGGCTCAGCAACTTCCAGGGGCGCTACGATGGCAACTTGCAGTGCGCCAGCCCCGAGTACGCGCAGGGCGAGGACGTCCTGGACGCCGTGTACGCGTTCCACCTGTGCGAGGAGGGAGCTGAGCCCACCAGCGGCCACCTGCTCTCGGCCGTCACCAACCGCAGCGACCTGGGGTCCCCCGCCGGCCCGGCCACCACACTCGCTGACGACAGGGAGGGGCAGCCCGACAGCACGCCCGAGCCTGTTACCGTGGCTCTCCCCGGCGAACACGCAGAGAATGCCGTGCAGATCCACAAGGTGGTCACCGGCACCATGGCcctcattttctccttccttATTGTGGTCTTGGTGCTCTATGTCTCCTGGAAGTGTTTCCCAGCCAGCCTCAGGCAGCTCAGACAGTGCTTTGTCACGCAGCGCAGGAagcaaaagcagaaacagaccATGCATCAGATGGCTGCCATGTCTGCCCAGGAATACTACGTTGATTACAAACCGAACCACATTGAGGGAGCCCTGGTCATCATCAACGAGTATGGCTCGTGTACCTGCCACCAGCAGCCCGCGAGAGAATGCGAGGTGTGA